The following proteins are co-located in the Deinococcus metallilatus genome:
- a CDS encoding IS1 family transposase, translating to MDRASRRIVGCFFGQRDATGAFGLWQSLPTPYLDAVCPTDRLSAYKGVVFGGLHRIGGTQHIERFNATLRAKLPFLVRKSLSFCRQQANLELIVWLFLHRDNASLP from the coding sequence ATGGACCGAGCTTCCCGACGGATCGTCGGCTGCTTTTTCGGGCAGCGTGACGCAACAGGTGCCTTTGGCCTCTGGCAGAGCCTCCCCACACCCTACCTGGATGCGGTCTGTCCTACAGACCGCTTGTCGGCCTACAAAGGGGTGGTCTTCGGAGGACTGCATCGGATTGGCGGAACTCAGCACATCGAGCGCTTCAATGCCACCCTCCGTGCCAAATTGCCCTTCCTGGTCCGCAAAAGTCTCTCGTTCTGCCGTCAGCAGGCCAACCTCGAACTCATCGTCTGGCTCTTCCTCCACCGCGACAACGCGTCATTACCCTGA
- a CDS encoding nitrilase-related carbon-nitrogen hydrolase: MSERSPAGRNFRVIAVQPQWSAADFTSAVAFRAWMRSQLETARSHLAPGRPNLVVLTELNGLPLVLRGSGWVTRLGTFQRAATALFLARLPRVLPLLLRERVSPIRALQLADSAENVRLYLDTCRDLAREYGVYLCCGSTPMPRYRLEGRRLVREPRTLHNETVLLDPRGDLIGVTDKVHLTPDEEAGGVDLTPGPPAELRVFPAPVGDLGVAISLDAFRADVIGRLEDQGCTVLLQPDANGAPWTSLEGLPPDPTNVRDQPVAWLESSWQATAGSPTIRYAVNPMVVGNLLDLTFDGQSAITARAEEAPELRSYVLTDPRPGFLALLPWVEEGPAERLRELGRHLAARSGHPHENCYRTGVLYADLSLPPSHVSTPPRTAHEEALAALLEGRAALPRSRPLWPLLGLATLLWVLRRR, translated from the coding sequence ATGAGCGAACGCTCCCCCGCCGGACGGAACTTCCGCGTCATCGCCGTGCAGCCGCAGTGGAGCGCCGCAGATTTCACCAGTGCCGTCGCCTTCCGCGCGTGGATGCGCTCGCAACTGGAGACGGCCCGGTCCCACCTCGCGCCGGGTCGCCCGAATCTGGTGGTGTTGACCGAGCTGAACGGGCTGCCGCTGGTCCTGCGCGGGTCGGGGTGGGTGACGCGCCTGGGAACTTTTCAGCGGGCGGCGACGGCCCTCTTCCTCGCCCGCCTGCCGCGCGTCCTGCCGCTGCTGCTGCGCGAGCGCGTCTCGCCCATCCGCGCCCTGCAACTCGCGGACAGTGCGGAGAATGTCCGCCTGTACCTGGACACCTGCCGCGACCTCGCCCGCGAATACGGCGTCTACCTGTGCTGCGGCAGCACCCCGATGCCCCGCTACCGGCTGGAGGGGCGGCGGTTGGTCCGCGAGCCGCGCACGCTCCACAACGAAACCGTGCTGCTGGACCCCCGCGGCGACCTGATCGGCGTGACCGACAAGGTCCACCTGACCCCCGACGAGGAGGCGGGCGGCGTGGACCTCACCCCCGGCCCGCCCGCGGAACTGCGGGTGTTTCCCGCGCCGGTGGGTGATCTCGGCGTGGCGATCAGCCTCGACGCTTTCCGTGCCGACGTGATCGGGCGGCTGGAAGATCAGGGCTGCACAGTCCTGCTGCAACCCGACGCCAACGGTGCCCCCTGGACCTCGCTGGAGGGCCTCCCCCCCGACCCCACGAATGTCCGCGACCAGCCCGTCGCCTGGCTGGAATCGAGCTGGCAGGCCACCGCTGGCAGCCCCACCATCCGCTACGCCGTGAACCCGATGGTGGTCGGCAACCTCCTCGACCTCACCTTCGACGGCCAGAGCGCCATCACCGCCCGCGCCGAGGAGGCTCCCGAGCTGCGGTCCTACGTCCTGACCGACCCCCGCCCCGGGTTCCTGGCCCTGCTGCCCTGGGTGGAGGAGGGCCCAGCCGAGCGCCTGCGCGAACTGGGGCGCCACCTCGCTGCCCGCAGCGGCCATCCCCATGAAAACTGCTACCGCACCGGGGTACTGTACGCCGACCTCTCCCTGCCTCCCAGCCACGTCTCCACCCCGCCGCGCACCGCACACGAGGAGGCCCTGGCGGCGCTGCTGGAAGGCCGCGCGGCGCTGCCCCGTTCACGCCCACTCTGGCCGCTGCTGGGCCTCGCCACCCTGCTGTGGGTGCTGCGGCGCCGGTAG
- a CDS encoding 5-oxoprolinase subunit B family protein — MTGADITPLGDAALVVRSPLARELLADLTARPLSGVREAVPALDVLTVLYDPLTTSAEDLGAGLTARLADLQPARAGDASTHVLPVTFGGPDLAWCAAHAGLSVTDFVRAMCEANLTVAFLGFTPGFAFLTGLPKPLRMPRLDAPRERVPAGSVALGGPWAGVYPRETPGGWRIVGRTEAVLFNLQRPEPLLWRAGDRVRFEVQR, encoded by the coding sequence ATGACCGGAGCGGACATCACGCCGCTGGGGGACGCCGCGCTGGTGGTGCGCTCACCCCTGGCGCGTGAACTGCTGGCGGACCTGACGGCGCGGCCCCTGTCCGGCGTGCGGGAGGCCGTGCCCGCCCTCGACGTGCTGACGGTGCTGTACGACCCGCTGACCACCTCGGCGGAGGACCTCGGCGCGGGGCTGACCGCGCGGTTGGCCGACCTGCAACCGGCACGGGCCGGTGACGCAAGCACCCACGTCCTGCCCGTCACCTTTGGCGGCCCGGACCTCGCCTGGTGCGCTGCGCACGCGGGGCTGAGCGTGACCGACTTCGTGCGGGCCATGTGCGAAGCAAATCTCACGGTCGCCTTCCTGGGCTTCACGCCGGGATTCGCCTTCCTGACCGGGTTGCCGAAGCCACTCAGGATGCCCCGGCTGGACGCCCCCCGTGAACGGGTTCCGGCGGGGAGTGTGGCACTGGGAGGACCCTGGGCGGGCGTCTATCCGCGCGAGACACCCGGCGGGTGGCGCATCGTGGGGCGGACGGAGGCCGTGCTGTTCAACCTCCAGCGCCCCGAGCCGCTGCTGTGGCGGGCAGGCGACCGGGTGCGCTTCGAGGTGCAGCGGTGA
- a CDS encoding biotin-dependent carboxyltransferase family protein: MIEVRRPGLQSTVQDTGRRARALGVPGGGAADLTALRLANALVGNPPRAAALEITLAGPTLLFQADALVALCGAPFEATLDGQPFPLWRAVPVRKGQVLRVGGTARGARAVLAVRGGLKGQAAFGSLSTDLRSGFGGMEGRALRVGDRLTWSFLPPAAPPRAFLSPDLQTPTGPQVTLRVLLTPEATPDLLAVLTRPFTVSGQADRMGVRLSETLPTRHDPGRVSLPNVPGAVQLPPDGRPILLLPDAGTHGGYPTPLVVTSADLPILGQLRPGDRVRWQAVSGEAARAALGQQEGRLRQAEAALRWWYAGPGSRARLPHDGPGQSVEQWASAGRDPRPGQGGSHEPAEPDASPPPA, encoded by the coding sequence GTGATCGAGGTGCGGCGCCCCGGCCTGCAAAGCACGGTGCAGGATACCGGGCGGCGGGCGAGGGCGCTGGGCGTGCCCGGGGGCGGCGCGGCGGACCTGACGGCGTTGCGGCTGGCGAATGCCCTGGTCGGCAACCCGCCCCGGGCGGCGGCACTGGAGATCACGTTGGCCGGGCCTACCCTGCTTTTTCAGGCGGACGCCCTCGTCGCCCTCTGCGGCGCCCCCTTCGAGGCCACGCTCGATGGTCAGCCCTTCCCCCTCTGGCGGGCGGTCCCCGTCCGGAAGGGCCAGGTCCTCCGCGTCGGGGGAACGGCGCGGGGGGCGCGGGCGGTGCTGGCCGTGCGCGGGGGGCTGAAGGGTCAGGCGGCGTTCGGGAGCCTCAGCACCGATCTGCGCTCGGGGTTCGGCGGCATGGAGGGGCGGGCTTTACGGGTCGGGGACCGCCTGACCTGGTCTTTCCTGCCGCCCGCCGCGCCGCCGCGCGCTTTCCTTTCCCCCGACCTCCAGACCCCCACCGGGCCGCAGGTCACCCTGCGCGTCCTCCTCACGCCGGAGGCCACGCCCGACCTGCTGGCGGTACTGACGCGCCCCTTCACGGTCAGCGGGCAGGCCGACCGGATGGGCGTGCGCCTGAGTGAAACGCTGCCGACCCGCCACGATCCCGGGCGCGTGAGCCTGCCCAACGTCCCCGGCGCGGTGCAACTGCCGCCGGACGGGCGCCCCATCCTGCTGCTGCCGGACGCGGGGACGCACGGCGGCTATCCCACGCCGCTGGTCGTGACGAGCGCCGACCTGCCCATCCTGGGGCAACTGCGCCCCGGCGACCGCGTGAGGTGGCAGGCCGTATCCGGCGAGGCGGCGCGGGCCGCGCTGGGGCAACAGGAAGGAAGGCTGCGGCAGGCGGAGGCCGCCCTGCGCTGGTGGTATGCCGGGCCGGGCAGCAGGGCACGCCTTCCTCACGACGGGCCGGGGCAAAGTGTGGAACAGTGGGCCTCAGCGGGCCGGGACCCCCGTCCCGGCCAAGGAGGAAGTCATGAACCTGCGGAACCTGATGCGTCCCCCCCGCCCGCCTGA
- the pxpA gene encoding 5-oxoprolinase subunit PxpA, with protein MSRRMDLNADLGEGSPHEAAIMPHVTSANIACGGHVGDAETMRDSLRLAAKYGVAAGAHPGFPDRKGFGRRELHFPPDEVTAFVREQIEALKSAATREGVRLRHVKPHGMLYNMAVKDAALAGAIARAAAASGLPLYFGLAGEMSVMLREAEALGLEAVGEGFADRGYAPDGSLWPRGQAGALLPHAEAVRQGVRLALEGTVTAVSGETVPVPARTLCLHGDGAEAAELARDLRAALEEAGIRVAAPG; from the coding sequence ATGAGCCGCCGGATGGACCTGAACGCCGACCTCGGGGAAGGCAGCCCGCACGAGGCTGCCATCATGCCCCACGTTACCAGCGCGAACATCGCCTGCGGGGGCCATGTGGGCGACGCCGAAACCATGCGGGACAGCCTGCGCCTCGCTGCAAAATACGGCGTGGCGGCGGGTGCCCACCCCGGCTTCCCCGACCGCAAGGGCTTCGGCCGCCGCGAACTGCACTTCCCGCCCGACGAGGTGACGGCCTTCGTGCGCGAGCAGATCGAGGCGCTCAAGTCAGCGGCGACCCGCGAGGGCGTCCGGCTGCGGCACGTCAAGCCCCACGGGATGCTCTACAACATGGCCGTGAAAGACGCGGCGCTGGCCGGGGCCATTGCACGGGCCGCCGCCGCTTCCGGCCTCCCCCTCTACTTCGGCCTGGCGGGCGAGATGTCCGTGATGCTGCGCGAGGCGGAGGCGCTGGGCCTGGAGGCGGTGGGCGAGGGCTTCGCGGACCGGGGGTACGCGCCGGACGGTTCCCTCTGGCCGCGCGGACAGGCGGGCGCGCTCCTCCCCCACGCCGAAGCGGTCCGGCAGGGCGTCCGCCTCGCGCTGGAGGGGACGGTCACGGCGGTCTCTGGAGAAACCGTCCCCGTCCCTGCCCGGACCCTCTGCCTGCACGGCGACGGGGCCGAGGCCGCAGAACTGGCGCGGGACCTGCGGGCGGCCCTGGAGGAAGCAGGGATCAGGGTGGCGGCGCCAGGGTAA
- a CDS encoding glycosyltransferase family 4 protein has protein sequence MRSRAAPPGQALKRGVLIVVENLPVPFDRRVWMEATALRDAGYLVSVICPTGKGYEARREMIEDIAVYRHPLPPESNAGLGFVREYLAALWHETRLAWRVRRERGFDVLHACNPPDLIFLVTAPFKLLYGTRFVFDQHDVNPELYLTKFGRRDLPYRALVLAERLTYALADVVISTNESYRKIALTRGHKRPDQVFVVRSAPSLERFRPRPGGERHREGFRYLVGYLGVMGPQEGVDYLLHAVRHMVDRGRRDVKVMLIGGGSSLADLRALAEELGIGAYVEFTGRVPDEELLERLSACDVCVNPDPLNPLNDVSSMNKIVEYMALGKPIVQFDLKEGRASAGEASVYARPNDARALADELLALLDDPERRAAMGDAGLQRMREQLAWEHQVPALRAAYARALGTVRLSPPARFGSAERF, from the coding sequence GTGAGGAGCCGCGCCGCCCCCCCCGGCCAGGCCCTCAAGCGCGGCGTCCTGATCGTGGTCGAAAACCTCCCGGTGCCCTTCGACCGCCGGGTCTGGATGGAGGCCACCGCCCTGCGCGATGCGGGCTACCTCGTCTCGGTGATCTGCCCCACCGGCAAGGGCTATGAGGCCCGCCGCGAGATGATCGAGGACATCGCGGTGTACCGCCACCCCCTGCCGCCCGAGAGCAACGCGGGCCTGGGCTTCGTGCGCGAGTACCTCGCCGCGCTGTGGCACGAGACGCGCCTGGCCTGGCGGGTGCGGCGCGAACGCGGTTTCGACGTGCTGCACGCCTGCAACCCGCCGGACCTGATCTTCCTGGTGACCGCCCCCTTCAAGCTGCTGTACGGCACCCGCTTCGTGTTCGACCAGCACGACGTGAACCCCGAACTCTACCTCACCAAGTTCGGGCGCAGGGACCTGCCCTACCGCGCGCTGGTCCTGGCCGAACGGCTCACCTACGCCCTGGCCGACGTGGTGATCTCCACCAACGAGTCCTACCGCAAGATCGCCCTGACGCGCGGGCACAAGCGGCCGGATCAGGTGTTCGTGGTCCGCAGTGCCCCCAGCCTGGAACGCTTCCGGCCGCGTCCGGGCGGCGAGCGCCACCGGGAAGGCTTCCGGTATCTGGTGGGTTACCTGGGCGTGATGGGGCCGCAGGAGGGCGTCGATTACCTCCTGCACGCCGTGCGCCACATGGTGGACCGGGGACGGCGCGACGTGAAGGTGATGCTGATCGGCGGCGGCTCCAGCCTGGCGGACCTGCGCGCGCTGGCGGAGGAACTGGGCATCGGCGCGTACGTGGAGTTCACCGGGCGTGTGCCGGACGAGGAGTTGCTGGAGCGTCTCAGCGCCTGCGACGTGTGCGTGAACCCCGACCCCCTCAACCCGCTCAACGATGTTTCCTCGATGAACAAGATCGTGGAGTACATGGCCCTGGGCAAGCCCATCGTGCAGTTCGACCTCAAGGAAGGCCGCGCCTCGGCCGGGGAAGCCTCGGTGTACGCCCGGCCCAACGACGCGCGGGCGCTGGCCGACGAACTGCTGGCTCTGCTCGACGACCCTGAGCGGCGGGCGGCGATGGGGGATGCCGGGTTGCAGCGGATGCGCGAGCAGCTCGCCTGGGAGCACCAGGTTCCGGCTCTGCGCGCTGCCTATGCCCGGGCATTGGGGACGGTGCGGCTGTCGCCTCCAGCCCGGTTCGGCTCGGCGGAGAGGTTCTGA
- a CDS encoding UDP-glucose dehydrogenase family protein, which translates to MKVAVFGLGYVGAVTAACLAQRGHTLIGVDVNPQKCEMIASGRSPIVEEGLDDLLLQGVQSGRLRTTTDVLGAVREADLSIVSVGTPSQPNGALDLSYVYRVCQEIGEALAQTRRPHVVVLRSTALPGTTETCLGILREAAQGTEVHVAFNPEFLREGSSIRDFDAPAYTIVGSDDPVAEAALRELYADVPAPLLVVAPRVAEMVKYTANAFHALKITFANEIGLLAKAMGVDGREVMGLIVQDTKLNVSPAYLRPGFAYGGSCLPKDVSALLHLARREEVPVPLLSALPQSNRAQIERVVDQVLATGARRVTVLGLAFKAGTDDLRESPAVELVERLIGKGCEVRILDRAVQTAKLLGANKEYIERRLPHVSRLLTDDPEALIHDAQAIVVTQNLPEFTRMLETVQPGVPVFDVASLKAPPAHLHLHGVAW; encoded by the coding sequence ATGAAAGTTGCCGTTTTCGGTCTTGGATACGTCGGCGCGGTCACGGCCGCCTGCCTCGCCCAGCGCGGTCACACCTTGATCGGGGTGGACGTCAACCCCCAGAAGTGCGAGATGATCGCCTCGGGCCGCTCGCCCATCGTGGAGGAGGGGCTGGACGACCTGCTGCTCCAGGGCGTGCAGTCGGGGCGGCTGCGGACCACCACCGACGTGCTGGGCGCGGTGCGGGAAGCCGACCTCAGCATCGTGTCGGTGGGCACGCCCAGCCAGCCCAACGGGGCGCTCGACCTCTCGTACGTCTACCGCGTCTGCCAGGAGATCGGGGAGGCGCTGGCCCAGACCCGGCGGCCCCACGTGGTCGTGCTGCGCTCCACCGCGCTGCCCGGCACCACCGAGACCTGCCTGGGCATTCTGCGGGAGGCCGCCCAGGGGACCGAGGTCCACGTGGCCTTTAACCCCGAGTTCCTGCGCGAGGGCAGCTCCATCCGCGACTTCGACGCCCCCGCCTACACCATCGTCGGCAGCGACGACCCGGTGGCCGAGGCGGCGCTGCGCGAGCTGTACGCCGACGTGCCCGCGCCCCTGCTGGTGGTGGCCCCGCGCGTGGCCGAGATGGTCAAGTACACCGCCAACGCCTTCCACGCGCTGAAGATCACCTTCGCCAACGAGATCGGCCTGCTCGCCAAGGCGATGGGCGTGGACGGCCGTGAGGTGATGGGGCTGATCGTGCAGGACACCAAGCTCAACGTCTCGCCCGCCTACCTGCGCCCCGGCTTCGCCTACGGCGGCTCCTGCCTGCCCAAGGACGTGAGCGCCCTGCTGCACCTGGCCCGCCGCGAGGAGGTGCCGGTGCCGCTGCTCTCCGCCCTGCCCCAGAGCAACCGCGCCCAGATCGAGCGCGTGGTGGATCAGGTGCTGGCGACCGGCGCGCGGCGGGTCACAGTGCTGGGCCTGGCCTTCAAGGCGGGCACCGACGACCTGCGCGAGAGTCCGGCGGTCGAGCTGGTCGAGCGGCTGATCGGCAAGGGCTGCGAGGTCCGCATCCTCGACCGGGCGGTGCAGACCGCCAAGCTGCTGGGCGCGAACAAGGAGTACATCGAGCGCCGCCTGCCCCACGTCTCGCGCCTGCTGACCGACGACCCCGAAGCCCTGATCCACGACGCCCAGGCCATCGTGGTCACGCAGAATCTGCCCGAGTTCACGCGGATGCTCGAAACGGTCCAGCCCGGCGTGCCGGTGTTCGACGTGGCGAGCCTGAAGGCCCCGCCCGCCCACCTGCACCTGCACGGGGTCGCCTGGTGA
- a CDS encoding heparinase II/III family protein — MFDRLHHQHFYGLPLTRERLARAVDEATRAALLSEAEEVLQGRWRFFAFAHAPSDPTPGGVTDWHRCEVTGQRADPDAFGPTLDYRDPTVVGDVKTIWEKSRHHHTTVLAIAYALTGQHRYAAGAAARIADWILANPPLRGVNWSSGLELGLRLMAWAWCYELLRPHPEWRTWFGPASPLWPSVYQHQVFLEEACSRGAPPTGDLLGELAGQYVASVTWPVFPESAGWQRGAKEALTRQAHLQFFESGVNRQMDFGVHLAATELLLLPALLGERCGDAFDPAYLARVARAVGVVGRLRGAGGLLPRYGDEQGSLSVQLEARSVPRVDWLLRVGRDWLGVPVPEPQGGQLGATLLLGDGRLPLRAEPEATSGSFAYPDAGLYVLTSGAGRGREMRVLADAGPLGGLTLAEHGHADTLAFTLSVGSQEVVVDPGAYTSHADPEWRGYFRSTAAHNTLEVDLQDQSTPAAFSWSQKAGAITQTWEPREAGGLLVASHDGYERLPGAPRHRRELDLQGRVLHVTDHLEGQGRHHLRLHLHLHPDCEVQPEASNAWWVIWPGGAMRVKFDPQVQVRWGRGEYDPASGATPLGWYSPRYGVKQASPSFRAALTATLPVTLHTTLEVL, encoded by the coding sequence TTGTTTGACCGCCTGCACCATCAGCATTTCTACGGGCTGCCGCTGACGCGCGAGCGGCTGGCGCGCGCCGTGGACGAGGCGACCCGTGCCGCCCTGCTGAGCGAGGCCGAGGAGGTCTTGCAGGGGCGCTGGCGCTTTTTCGCCTTCGCGCACGCGCCGTCCGACCCGACGCCCGGCGGCGTTACCGACTGGCACCGCTGCGAGGTGACCGGGCAGCGCGCCGACCCCGACGCCTTCGGCCCCACCCTGGACTACCGCGACCCCACGGTGGTGGGGGACGTGAAGACCATCTGGGAAAAAAGCCGCCACCACCACACGACGGTCCTCGCCATCGCCTACGCCCTGACCGGCCAGCACCGCTACGCGGCGGGCGCGGCGGCGCGCATCGCGGACTGGATTCTGGCCAACCCGCCGCTGCGGGGCGTGAACTGGTCGAGCGGCCTCGAACTGGGCCTCCGCCTGATGGCCTGGGCCTGGTGTTACGAACTGCTGCGGCCCCATCCCGAGTGGCGGACCTGGTTCGGCCCGGCCTCCCCGCTGTGGCCCAGCGTGTACCAGCATCAGGTCTTCCTCGAAGAGGCCTGTTCGCGCGGCGCGCCGCCCACGGGTGACCTGCTGGGCGAACTGGCCGGACAGTACGTCGCCAGCGTGACCTGGCCGGTCTTTCCCGAGTCGGCCGGGTGGCAGCGGGGCGCCAAGGAAGCCCTGACCCGGCAGGCCCACCTGCAATTTTTCGAGAGCGGCGTGAATCGCCAGATGGACTTCGGCGTCCACCTCGCGGCCACCGAGCTGCTGCTGCTCCCGGCCCTGCTGGGCGAACGCTGCGGCGACGCCTTCGACCCGGCCTATCTGGCGCGGGTCGCGCGGGCGGTCGGCGTGGTCGGTCGGCTGCGCGGCGCGGGCGGCCTGCTGCCCCGCTACGGGGACGAGCAGGGGAGCCTGAGCGTGCAGCTCGAAGCCCGCAGCGTGCCCCGGGTGGACTGGCTGCTGCGCGTGGGCCGCGACTGGCTGGGGGTGCCCGTGCCGGAGCCGCAGGGCGGACAGCTCGGGGCGACCCTGCTGCTGGGGGACGGGCGCCTCCCGCTGCGCGCCGAACCCGAGGCCACCAGCGGCAGCTTCGCCTACCCCGACGCGGGCCTGTACGTGCTCACGTCCGGGGCGGGCCGTGGGCGCGAGATGCGGGTCCTGGCGGACGCCGGGCCGCTGGGGGGCCTCACGCTGGCCGAGCACGGACACGCGGACACGCTGGCCTTCACGCTCTCGGTCGGTTCCCAGGAGGTGGTGGTGGACCCCGGGGCCTACACCTCCCACGCCGACCCGGAGTGGCGGGGGTATTTCCGGTCCACCGCCGCGCACAACACCCTGGAGGTGGACTTGCAGGACCAGAGCACCCCGGCCGCCTTCTCGTGGTCGCAGAAGGCCGGGGCCATCACCCAGACCTGGGAACCCCGCGAGGCGGGCGGTCTGCTGGTCGCCTCCCATGACGGCTACGAGCGCCTGCCGGGGGCGCCGCGCCACCGCCGCGAACTGGACCTCCAGGGCCGCGTCCTGCACGTCACCGATCACCTGGAGGGCCAGGGCCGCCACCATCTGCGCCTGCACCTGCACCTGCACCCGGACTGCGAGGTCCAGCCCGAGGCGTCGAACGCCTGGTGGGTGATCTGGCCCGGCGGGGCGATGCGCGTGAAGTTCGACCCCCAGGTGCAGGTGCGCTGGGGCCGCGGCGAGTACGACCCGGCTTCCGGCGCGACCCCGCTGGGCTGGTACTCCCCGCGCTACGGCGTCAAACAGGCCAGCCCCTCGTTCCGCGCGGCCCTCACGGCCACGTTGCCCGTCACCCTGCACACCACCCTGGAGGTTCTATGA
- the asnB gene encoding asparagine synthase (glutamine-hydrolyzing) has translation MRRRPAPTEALGLDTLCHRGPDAQTSAWVGGAHLGHARLSIIDLTSGGQPMSDVHGLTTIVFNGEIYNHLELRRELEARGQVFATRSDTEVILAAYLAWGVAGFARLRGMFAFALHDRRDGNTVIARDPFGIKPLFWTRGRDGSVYFASEVGALLELSGVPTDLDLSSVLETLTSRHPSGLNTLYEHVKRVEPGTALVVAPQADAVIHVRFGSVAEEVERRRLEGVGNVTPGEVRERVLDSVEHHTLADVPLGCFLSGGLDSSVVAQALASRGGEPLNAYAVGFEGASSEASELPYARLVADALGVRLHPVTLGAADFAALAPRLSGSLNGPFSEPADIAMLKLSLRAAQDVKVVLSGEGGDEAFGGYPKYAVDGFARPLGPAMRLGHRWLGRRGRLGIAADALSEPDRAARWMRWFANDDAPRALVGALVGAGARPERALGWVEDRLSAYPPGWSDLQRMQVLDLEAWLPNNLLHRGDYTTMQASIEQRVPLLDLCLTPWAVALPGRVKIQRLRGKMPLRQAFGDRLPKAVLERPKSGFRLPLGEWMTSDPALRSMTRDLLLSSGARLRAWLSPGELEALLAPAALAQTGGAKLAWTAVCLELWLQAVQARVAA, from the coding sequence GTGCGTAGACGGCCCGCGCCGACCGAGGCGCTGGGGCTGGACACCCTCTGTCACCGGGGGCCGGACGCGCAGACGAGCGCGTGGGTGGGCGGCGCCCATCTGGGCCACGCGCGGCTGAGCATCATCGACCTGACGAGCGGCGGGCAGCCCATGAGCGACGTGCATGGCCTCACCACCATCGTCTTCAACGGCGAGATCTACAACCACCTGGAACTGCGCCGCGAGCTGGAGGCGCGCGGGCAGGTGTTCGCGACCCGCTCGGACACCGAGGTGATCCTGGCGGCCTACCTGGCCTGGGGGGTGGCAGGCTTCGCGCGGCTGCGGGGGATGTTCGCCTTCGCCCTGCACGACCGGCGGGACGGCAACACCGTCATCGCCCGCGACCCCTTCGGCATCAAGCCGCTCTTCTGGACGCGCGGGCGCGACGGCTCGGTGTACTTCGCCTCGGAGGTGGGGGCGCTGCTGGAGCTGTCGGGGGTACCCACCGACCTCGACCTGAGTTCGGTCCTCGAAACTCTCACCTCGCGGCATCCCTCGGGGCTGAACACCCTGTACGAGCACGTCAAACGGGTGGAACCCGGCACGGCCCTGGTGGTCGCGCCCCAGGCCGACGCCGTGATCCACGTGCGCTTCGGCAGCGTCGCCGAGGAGGTCGAGCGCCGCCGCCTGGAGGGCGTGGGGAACGTGACCCCCGGCGAGGTCCGCGAGCGGGTGCTGGACTCGGTCGAGCATCACACCCTGGCGGACGTGCCGCTGGGCTGCTTCCTGAGCGGCGGCCTGGACTCCAGTGTGGTCGCGCAGGCGCTGGCCTCGCGCGGCGGGGAGCCGCTGAACGCCTACGCGGTGGGCTTCGAGGGGGCCTCCTCGGAGGCGAGCGAGCTGCCCTACGCGCGACTGGTGGCCGACGCGCTGGGCGTGCGGCTGCATCCGGTGACGCTGGGCGCGGCAGACTTCGCCGCGCTGGCCCCGCGTCTGTCGGGCTCGCTGAACGGTCCCTTCTCGGAACCCGCCGACATCGCCATGCTCAAGCTCTCGCTGCGGGCCGCGCAGGACGTGAAGGTGGTCCTCTCCGGCGAGGGCGGCGACGAGGCGTTCGGCGGCTACCCCAAATACGCGGTGGACGGGTTTGCGCGGCCGCTGGGACCGGCGATGCGGCTGGGCCACCGCTGGCTGGGGCGGCGCGGAAGGCTGGGCATCGCCGCCGACGCCCTCAGCGAACCCGACCGCGCCGCCCGCTGGATGCGCTGGTTCGCCAACGACGACGCGCCGCGCGCCCTGGTCGGGGCGCTGGTGGGGGCCGGGGCACGCCCCGAGCGGGCGCTGGGCTGGGTGGAGGACCGCCTGAGCGCCTACCCGCCCGGCTGGTCGGACCTTCAGCGGATGCAGGTGCTCGACCTGGAAGCCTGGCTGCCCAACAACCTGCTGCACCGGGGGGATTACACGACCATGCAGGCGTCCATCGAGCAGCGGGTGCCCCTGCTCGACCTGTGCCTCACGCCCTGGGCGGTGGCGCTGCCCGGCCGGGTCAAGATCCAGCGCCTGCGCGGCAAGATGCCGCTGCGCCAGGCGTTCGGGGACCGGCTCCCGAAGGCGGTGCTCGAACGGCCCAAGAGCGGTTTCCGCCTTCCGTTGGGGGAGTGGATGACCAGCGACCCGGCGCTGCGCAGCATGACCCGCGACCTGCTGCTCTCGTCCGGGGCGCGGCTGCGGGCCTGGCTGTCGCCGGGCGAGCTGGAGGCGCTGCTGGCCCCGGCCGCCCTCGCGCAGACCGGCGGCGCGAAGCTCGCCTGGACCGCCGTGTGCCTGGAGCTGTGGTTGCAGGCCGTGCAGGCGCGGGTGGCGGCGTGA